A DNA window from Choloepus didactylus isolate mChoDid1 chromosome 9, mChoDid1.pri, whole genome shotgun sequence contains the following coding sequences:
- the LOC119544257 gene encoding LOW QUALITY PROTEIN: tetratricopeptide repeat protein 30B-like (The sequence of the model RefSeq protein was modified relative to this genomic sequence to represent the inferred CDS: inserted 3 bases in 2 codons; deleted 4 bases in 3 codons), which translates to MARLTGTEIPDGEFTVAVYGLIRDSRYAEAVQLLGGELQRSPRSRAGLSLLGYCYYRLQEFALAAECYEQLGQLHPELEQYRLYQAQALYKACLTPEATRAAFLLLDXPAYHKPVLRLQAAIKYSEGDLPGXRSLVEQLLSGEAGDESGGESEPDGQVNLGCLLYKEGQYEAACSKFSAALQASGYRPDLSYNLALAYYSNRHYAPALKHIADIIERGIRQHPELGVGMTTEGIEVRSVGNTLVLHQTALVEAFNLKAAIEYQLRNFEAAQEALTDMPPRAEEELDPVTLHNQALMNMDARPTEGFEKLQFLLQQNPFPPETFGNLLLLYCKYEYFDLAADVLAENAHLTYKFLTPYLYDFLDAMITCQTAPEEAFIRLDELAGMLTEQLRKLTVQVQEARHNRDDEAVKKAVSEYDDTLEKYIPVLMAQAKIYWNLENYSMVEKIFRKSVEFCNDHDVWKLNVAHVLFMQENKYREAIGFYEPIVKKHYDNILNVSAIVLANLCVSYIMTSQNEEAEELMRKIEKEEEQLSYDDPNKKIYHLCIVNLVIGTLYCAKGNYDFGISRVIKSLEPYNKKLGTDTWYYAKRCFLSLLENMSKHTVMLRDSVIQECVQFLEHCELYGRNIPAVIEQPLEEERMHIGKNTVTYEARELRALIYEIIGWNM; encoded by the exons ATGGCCCGGCTGACTGGTACGGAGATTCCCGATGGGGAGTTCACCGTGGCGGTCTACGGGCTCATCCGGGATTCCCGCTACGCCGAGGCCGTGCAGCTGCTGGGCGGAGAGCTCCAGCGGAGCCCGAGGAGCCGCGCCGGCCTGTCGCTGCTGGGCTACTGCTACTACCGCCTGCAGGAGTTCGCGCTGGCGGCCGAGTGCTATGAGCAGCTGGGCCAGCTGCACCCCGAGCTAGAGCAGTAC CGCCTGTACCAGGCCCAGGCCCTGTACAAAGCCTGC TTAACCCCGGAGGCCACCCGGGCCGCCTTCCTCCTCCTGG ACCCCGCCTACCACAAGCCGGTCCTCCGCCTCCAAGCCGCTATCAAGTACAGCGAGGGCGATCTGCCTGG CCGGAGCCTGGTGGAGCAGCTCCTGAGT GGGGAAGCAGGGGACGAGAGTGGGGGCGAGAGCGAGCCAGATGGCCAGGTCAACCTGGGTTGCCTGCTCTACAAGGAGGGGCAGTATGAAGCCGCGTGTTCCAAGTTCTCTGCGGCCCTGCAGGCCTCGGGCTACCGGCCTGACCTTTCCTACAACCTGGCTTTGGCCTACTACAGCAACCGACACTATGCCCCAGCTCTGAAGCATATCGCCGACATTATTGAGCGTGGCATCCGCCAGCACCCGGAGCTAGGTGTGGGCATGACCACCGAGGGCATTGAGGTTCGCAGCGTTGGCAACACCTTAGTCCTCCACCAGACTGCTCTGGTGGAAGCCTTCAACCTCAAGGCAGCCATAGAATACCAGCTGAGAAACTTTGAGGCGGCCCAGGAAGCCCTCACCGACATGCCACCTCGGGCAGAGGAAGAGTTGGACCCTGTGACTCTGCACAATCAGGCCCTCATGAACATGGATGCAAGGCCCACAGAAGGATTTGAAAAGCTGCAGTTTTTGCTCCAACAGAACCCCTTTCCCCCAGAGACTTTTGGCAACCTGTTGCTTCTCTACTGTAAGTATGAGTATTTTGACCTGGCAGCAGATGTCCTGGCAGAAAATGCCCATTTGACTTATAAGTTCCTCACACCCTATCTCTATGACTTCCTGGATGCCATGATCACTTGCCAGACGGCTCCTGAGGAGGCTTTCATTAGGCTTGATGAACTAGCTGGGATGCTGACTGAGCAGCTCCGGAAACTCACTGTACAAGTACAGGAAGCAAGACACAATCGAGATGATGAAGCTGtcaaaaaggcagtgagtgaatACGATGACACCCTTGAGAAATACATTCCGGTGTTGATGGCCCAAGCAAAGATCTACTGGAACCTTGAAAATTACTCAATGGTAGAAAAGATCTTCCGCAAATCTGTGGAATTCTGCAATGACCATGATGTGTGGAAGTTGAATGTGGCTCATGTTCTGTTCATGCAGGAAAACAAATACAGAGAAGCCATTGGTTTTTACGAGCCCATAGTCAAGAAGCACTATGATAACATCCTGAATGTCAGTGCTATTGTATTAGCTAACCTCTGTGTTTCATACATCATGACAAGTCAGAATGAAGAAGCCGAGGAACTGATGAGGAAGATCGAGAAGGAGGAAGAGCAACTCTCCTATGATGACCCCAATAAGAAAATCTACCATCTGTGCATCGTGAATTTGGTGATAGGGACACTTTACTGTGCCAAAGGAAATTATGACTTTGGTATTTCTCGGGTTATCAAGAGCTTGGAGCCTTATAATAAAAAACTGGGAACAGATACCTGGTATTATGCCAAAAGATGCTTCCTGTCTTTACTAGAAAACATGTCAAAACACACTGTCATGCTGCGTGATAGTGTTATTCAAGAATGTGTCCAGTTTCTAGAGCATTGTGAACTCTATGGCAGGAACATACCTGCGGTTATTGAACAACCCCTGGAAGAAGAGAGGATGCATATTGGGAAGAATACAGTCACGTATGAAGCCAGAGAGTTAAGAGCTTTAATTTATGAGATTATAGGATGGAACATGTAG